In the genome of Tropicibacter oceani, one region contains:
- a CDS encoding Hint domain-containing protein, with product MAVYKVQFYAFDPSGVIPTGTNSSFVWSGPASFGGSATITDNEAGIQGQTLDDDSAGGETATATVTTAAGTSTNTTVDAELVWTLRDNVTGEVFQVVQFDVENGAASGMYTLSEKVLVPGRSYTVQGYNSNPNANAGDIVFTYGDFGDGVIDGTAGNDLITPDYVDPQGQSVDGNSTLSGDSIVAGAGNDTVSAGLGNDTVSAGDGADLVYGDYGGYSPAGIAETLDWTDQGGNGTNLAAGFTQDTGTVNVTVGFTNDGNNSPTYQVNTTDTQYAVGGFDPNSSLFLFGNGDGATSTTTIDFAPSSEGTAADEVENVEFRINDIDWGNANHTDIVTVNAYDADGNLVPVTLTVGGGDTVSGNTITANTVAENPNQVGGSVLVTIPGPVASIEIIYANGQGGTQGIWVTDVNFDAVPVANGNDSIDGGAGNDTLFGEGGNDTLLGGTGDDYLDGGAGNDSLSGQAGNDTLIGGTGNDTLDGGDDNDSLDGGTGNDSLLGGLGNDTMSGGSGNDTLLGGDGNDSLSGGTGADSLNGGNGNDTLEGGGGADTLVGGAGMDFASYATSTAGVTVNLATNTFSGGHATGDTSGGGIEGIIGSNFNDSLTGYDNLSGDFPNVFYGGLGNDTLDGAGGDDSLYGEAGSDSLIGGAGNDYLDGGSEADTLSGGDGNDTLLGGTGNDNLSGGAGTDLLYGGDGADTLAGGDDNDSLFGEAGNDLLNGDAGNDTLDGGDGNDTLLGGTGADSLIGGIGNDSLSGGTGADTLLGGTGSDTLLGGDDNDILYGGDGNDTLDGGNGNDTLYGDLGADLLSGGAGNDAIFAGVGDTVFGGDGDDTITLINTGEAPGTISIEGNTTSQSGGDTLNLNGLADRTTINITSNVGGELTGTVQLLDGTLVSFSNIDSVICFTPGTRILTDTGPRPIESLAPGDLIVTRDHGLQPLLWKGARRMLASGDNAPIRIAAHLFGGQRPLTVSPQHRMLIEGHQAELLFGTPEVFAAATHLVDGKTVQRAPGGEVTYIHLLFDRHQVIYAEGMATESFFAGETGLQALDAASRADLFSVLPELRSDPSRYGPSARICLRNFEARMLMDNLASRIARVA from the coding sequence ATGGCCGTGTACAAGGTACAATTTTACGCGTTTGACCCTTCGGGCGTCATCCCCACAGGCACAAACAGCAGCTTTGTCTGGTCCGGCCCCGCCAGCTTTGGCGGCAGCGCGACGATCACCGACAACGAGGCCGGCATCCAGGGTCAGACGCTGGACGACGATTCCGCAGGCGGCGAAACCGCAACCGCGACCGTCACCACCGCAGCGGGCACCTCGACCAACACCACGGTCGATGCCGAGCTGGTCTGGACGCTGCGCGACAACGTCACCGGAGAGGTCTTTCAGGTCGTCCAGTTCGACGTCGAAAACGGCGCCGCCAGCGGCATGTACACGCTGAGCGAAAAGGTTCTGGTGCCGGGGCGCAGCTATACGGTTCAGGGCTACAACTCCAACCCCAACGCCAATGCCGGCGACATCGTCTTTACCTACGGGGATTTCGGCGATGGCGTGATCGACGGCACCGCGGGCAATGATCTGATCACCCCCGATTATGTCGACCCGCAGGGCCAGTCGGTTGACGGCAACTCGACGCTCAGCGGCGATTCCATCGTCGCGGGGGCCGGCAATGACACGGTCAGCGCCGGGCTTGGCAATGACACCGTCAGCGCCGGGGATGGCGCGGACTTGGTCTATGGCGACTATGGCGGCTATTCCCCTGCCGGGATCGCGGAAACCCTGGACTGGACCGATCAGGGCGGCAACGGCACCAACCTTGCGGCCGGCTTTACCCAGGACACGGGCACCGTCAACGTCACCGTCGGCTTTACCAACGACGGCAACAACAGCCCCACCTATCAGGTCAACACCACCGACACGCAATATGCCGTTGGCGGCTTTGATCCCAACTCCTCGCTGTTCCTGTTCGGCAACGGCGACGGCGCCACCTCGACCACCACCATCGATTTTGCCCCCAGTTCCGAAGGCACCGCCGCGGACGAAGTGGAAAACGTCGAATTCCGCATCAACGACATCGACTGGGGAAACGCGAACCACACCGATATCGTCACGGTCAACGCCTATGACGCCGATGGCAACCTGGTCCCGGTCACCCTGACCGTGGGCGGCGGCGATACGGTGTCTGGCAACACGATCACCGCCAATACCGTGGCCGAAAACCCCAACCAGGTTGGCGGTTCGGTGCTGGTCACCATCCCCGGCCCCGTGGCCTCGATCGAGATCATCTATGCCAACGGCCAGGGCGGCACCCAGGGCATCTGGGTCACCGACGTCAACTTTGACGCCGTCCCCGTGGCCAATGGCAACGACAGCATCGACGGCGGCGCGGGCAATGACACCCTCTTTGGCGAAGGCGGCAACGACACCCTGCTGGGCGGCACCGGCGACGACTACCTTGATGGCGGCGCGGGCAATGATTCCCTGTCCGGGCAGGCCGGCAACGACACGCTGATCGGCGGCACCGGCAATGACACGCTGGACGGCGGCGACGACAACGACAGCCTGGACGGCGGCACCGGCAACGATTCCCTGCTAGGTGGCCTAGGCAACGACACGATGTCCGGCGGTTCGGGCAACGACACCCTGCTGGGCGGCGACGGCAACGATTCCCTTTCGGGCGGCACAGGCGCCGACAGCCTGAACGGCGGCAACGGCAACGACACGCTGGAAGGCGGCGGCGGGGCCGATACGCTGGTGGGCGGCGCGGGCATGGACTTTGCCTCCTACGCCACATCGACCGCCGGGGTGACCGTCAACCTGGCCACGAACACCTTCTCGGGCGGTCACGCCACGGGCGACACCAGCGGCGGCGGCATCGAAGGCATCATCGGTTCGAATTTCAACGACAGCCTGACCGGCTATGACAACCTCAGCGGCGATTTCCCCAACGTCTTCTACGGCGGCCTCGGCAACGACACCCTCGACGGTGCGGGCGGCGACGACAGCCTGTACGGCGAGGCAGGCTCGGATTCGCTGATCGGTGGCGCGGGCAACGATTACCTCGACGGCGGCAGCGAGGCCGATACCCTGAGCGGCGGCGACGGCAACGACACGCTGCTGGGCGGCACCGGCAACGACAACCTGTCCGGCGGCGCGGGCACCGACCTGCTGTATGGCGGCGACGGGGCCGATACCCTGGCTGGCGGTGACGACAACGACAGCCTGTTCGGCGAGGCCGGCAATGACCTGCTGAACGGCGATGCCGGCAACGACACGCTGGATGGCGGCGATGGCAACGATACCCTGCTGGGCGGCACCGGTGCGGATTCGCTGATCGGCGGTATCGGCAACGACAGCCTGTCGGGTGGCACCGGCGCCGACACCCTGCTTGGCGGCACCGGCAGTGACACGCTGCTGGGCGGCGACGACAACGACATCCTCTATGGCGGCGATGGCAACGACACGCTGGACGGCGGCAACGGCAATGACACGCTTTACGGCGATCTCGGGGCCGACCTGCTGTCGGGCGGCGCGGGCAATGACGCAATCTTCGCCGGGGTCGGCGATACGGTGTTCGGCGGCGACGGCGACGACACGATCACCCTGATCAACACCGGAGAGGCCCCCGGCACCATCTCGATCGAAGGCAACACCACCAGCCAGTCCGGCGGCGACACGCTGAACCTGAACGGCCTGGCCGACCGCACCACGATCAACATCACCAGCAACGTCGGAGGCGAGCTGACCGGCACCGTGCAATTGCTTGACGGCACCTTGGTGTCCTTCTCGAACATCGACAGCGTGATCTGCTTTACCCCCGGCACCCGCATCCTGACCGACACCGGCCCGCGCCCGATCGAAAGCCTCGCGCCCGGGGATCTGATCGTCACCCGCGATCACGGCCTGCAACCGCTCTTGTGGAAAGGCGCCCGGCGCATGCTGGCCAGCGGCGACAACGCCCCGATCCGCATCGCGGCGCATCTGTTTGGCGGCCAGCGCCCGCTGACCGTCTCGCCGCAGCACCGCATGCTGATCGAAGGCCACCAGGCCGAGTTGCTGTTCGGCACCCCCGAAGTCTTTGCCGCCGCCACCCACCTGGTCGACGGCAAGACCGTGCAGCGCGCCCCGGGCGGCGAGGTAACCTACATCCACCTGCTCTTTGACCGCCACCAGGTCATCTATGCCGAAGGCATGGCCACCGAAAGCTTCTTTGCCGGCGAAACCGGGCTTCAGGCGCTTGACGCGGCCTCGCGCGCAGACCTCTTCTCGGTCCTGCCCGAGTTGCGCAGCGACCCGTCGCGCTATGGCCCCTCGGCCCGTATCTGCCTGCGCAACTTCGAAGCGCGCATGCTGATGGACAACCTCGCGTCCCGCATCGCCCGCGTCGCCTGA
- a CDS encoding xanthine dehydrogenase family protein molybdopterin-binding subunit: MASIGKIARRTFLFGTLAVAGGAAFGAWYVTKTAPNPLRPEDGALNPFVVINGDGITLIAPRAEMGQGTHTTWAALLAEELDVTLDQVTVIHGPPAQAYYNSALMSEGLPNKGYDATGFQHSLGEAMGHLGKVFSMQVTGGSTAMKDGFERMRVMGAGAREMLRQAAARRTGLDSASLTTRAGMVITPDGTEIPYVDLAGDLDGIKPPKIRLRPQSDWTLLGKSQPRIDVPAKSTGTAQFGIDTRLPGMKFAAVRMAPTRASMKGFDGFEAGRMPGVEKVVDLGNGVAVIANNTWLAMQAVNAIPVEWDEAEYPATTEAMFAAIEQAFDSDPDSTMRDDGAVDDLPAAATAIEAEYRVPFLAHATMEPLNATAWFDGPKLRLWCGNQGPTFLQTACADEAGIDPEDVEVNVTLMGGGFGRRGEFDYAVIATRVAKAMPGTPVNVTWSREEDMTHDFYRPAAIARIKGAVQDGLPIGLDASVASPSISAQALKRWMGFAPGGPDKAIVDGLFNQPYGIPNYRVRGHKAELATPVGFWRSVGASFNGFFHESFLDEMAHAAGADPLEMRLALTRDEWLPAYHCLEAVRDMSGWTGKTPEGTGRGLAMVYSFGTPCAMVIEVQDQGGLIRLTGAWIAADPGIALDPGIIEAQLTGGMAYGLSAAIGEEIIFDGGAVQQRNFPDYDPLRMAQMPPVQVQILENQERLNGMGEIATPPAAPALANAIFDLTGKRLRELPLNRHVDFYI; this comes from the coding sequence ATGGCAAGCATCGGAAAAATCGCCCGCCGCACCTTTCTTTTCGGCACCCTTGCGGTGGCCGGCGGCGCCGCCTTTGGCGCCTGGTACGTGACCAAAACTGCCCCCAATCCGTTAAGGCCGGAAGACGGCGCGCTGAACCCCTTTGTCGTGATCAACGGCGATGGCATCACGCTGATCGCGCCGCGCGCCGAGATGGGGCAAGGCACCCATACCACCTGGGCCGCCCTGCTGGCCGAGGAACTGGACGTGACCCTGGACCAGGTCACCGTCATCCACGGCCCGCCCGCGCAGGCCTATTACAACAGCGCCCTGATGTCCGAGGGCCTGCCGAACAAGGGCTATGACGCCACCGGCTTTCAGCATTCGCTGGGCGAGGCGATGGGCCACCTGGGCAAGGTCTTTTCGATGCAGGTCACCGGCGGTTCGACCGCGATGAAGGACGGCTTTGAACGCATGCGCGTCATGGGCGCGGGCGCGCGCGAAATGCTGCGGCAGGCGGCGGCGCGGCGCACCGGGCTGGACAGCGCCAGCCTGACGACCCGCGCCGGCATGGTGATCACCCCCGATGGCACGGAAATTCCCTATGTCGATCTGGCGGGCGATCTGGACGGGATCAAACCTCCGAAAATCCGGCTGCGGCCGCAATCGGACTGGACCCTGCTGGGCAAATCCCAGCCACGCATCGACGTTCCGGCCAAATCCACCGGCACCGCGCAGTTCGGCATCGACACCCGCTTGCCGGGGATGAAATTCGCCGCCGTGCGCATGGCCCCCACCCGCGCCAGCATGAAGGGCTTTGACGGCTTCGAGGCAGGGCGCATGCCCGGTGTCGAAAAGGTCGTCGACCTGGGCAACGGCGTCGCCGTGATCGCCAACAACACCTGGCTGGCGATGCAGGCGGTCAACGCGATCCCGGTGGAATGGGACGAGGCCGAGTATCCCGCCACCACCGAAGCGATGTTCGCCGCCATCGAACAGGCCTTTGACAGCGACCCGGACTCGACCATGCGCGACGATGGCGCGGTGGACGATCTGCCCGCCGCCGCCACCGCGATCGAGGCCGAGTACCGCGTCCCCTTCCTGGCGCATGCAACGATGGAGCCATTGAACGCAACCGCCTGGTTTGACGGACCGAAACTGCGTCTGTGGTGCGGCAACCAGGGCCCGACCTTCCTGCAGACCGCCTGCGCCGACGAAGCCGGGATCGACCCCGAGGATGTCGAAGTCAACGTCACCTTGATGGGCGGCGGCTTTGGCCGTCGCGGCGAATTCGACTATGCGGTGATCGCCACCCGCGTTGCCAAGGCCATGCCCGGCACGCCGGTCAACGTCACCTGGTCGCGCGAAGAGGACATGACCCACGACTTTTACCGCCCCGCCGCCATCGCCCGGATCAAGGGCGCGGTGCAGGACGGCCTGCCGATCGGCCTTGATGCGAGCGTTGCCTCGCCCTCGATTTCGGCGCAGGCGCTGAAACGCTGGATGGGCTTTGCCCCCGGCGGGCCCGACAAGGCCATCGTCGACGGGTTGTTCAACCAGCCCTACGGCATTCCCAACTACCGGGTGCGCGGCCACAAGGCCGAGCTGGCGACGCCGGTCGGCTTTTGGCGGTCGGTCGGGGCCAGCTTTAACGGGTTCTTCCACGAAAGCTTCTTGGACGAGATGGCCCATGCCGCCGGCGCCGATCCGCTCGAGATGCGCCTGGCATTGACGCGCGACGAATGGCTGCCCGCCTATCACTGCCTCGAGGCCGTGCGCGACATGAGCGGCTGGACCGGCAAGACCCCGGAAGGCACCGGCCGCGGCCTGGCCATGGTCTACAGTTTCGGCACCCCATGCGCGATGGTGATCGAGGTGCAGGACCAGGGCGGGCTGATCCGCCTGACCGGCGCCTGGATCGCCGCCGACCCTGGCATCGCCCTGGACCCCGGCATCATCGAGGCGCAGCTGACCGGCGGCATGGCCTATGGCCTTTCCGCTGCCATCGGCGAGGAAATCATCTTTGACGGCGGCGCAGTGCAGCAGCGGAACTTTCCCGATTACGACCCGCTGCGCATGGCCCAGATGCCACCCGTGCAGGTGCAGATCCTGGAAAACCAGGAACGGCTGAACGGCATGGGCGAAATCGCGACGCCCCCCGCCGCCCCGGCGCTGGCCAATGCGATTTTCGATCTGACCGGCAAGCGCCTGCGCGAATTGCCGCTGAACAGGCACGTCGACTTTTACATCTGA
- a CDS encoding (2Fe-2S)-binding protein: MPISLTVNGTPHQVDLPDDVPLLWVLRDQLNLTGTKFGCGVAACGACTVQIDGQAVRSCQVALADVWGEVTTIEGLGTPDNLHRLQAAWIEHQVAQCGYCQSGQIMQAAALLAENPSPSDDDIDAAMNGNLCRCGTYPRIRAAIKSVSEGA, encoded by the coding sequence ATGCCCATATCGCTGACCGTCAACGGCACTCCGCACCAGGTGGACCTGCCCGATGATGTCCCGCTGCTGTGGGTGCTGCGCGATCAGTTGAACCTGACCGGCACGAAATTCGGCTGCGGCGTCGCGGCCTGCGGCGCCTGCACGGTGCAGATCGACGGCCAGGCCGTGCGGTCCTGCCAGGTTGCCCTGGCGGATGTCTGGGGCGAGGTGACCACCATCGAGGGGCTTGGCACGCCGGACAACCTGCACCGGTTGCAGGCCGCCTGGATCGAACACCAGGTGGCGCAATGCGGCTATTGCCAGTCCGGCCAGATCATGCAGGCCGCCGCCCTGCTGGCCGAAAACCCCAGCCCCAGCGATGACGACATTGACGCCGCGATGAACGGCAACCTGTGCCGTTGCGGCACCTACCCGCGCATCCGCGCCGCCATCAAATCCGTCAGCGAAGGGGCATAA
- a CDS encoding hybrid sensor histidine kinase/response regulator: MPDINVLIVDDDQGDRKALRRLLRDWPEGAGLYEASSASDAVSFDAAVPDVVCLDYLLPDSTGLELLPTLKIRWPQAAFIMMTGQGGEDLAKTAILNGASDYIAKNNLNQSAVFRMIRTGIETTRMQFKAEQRRKELQTFADVLVHDFKAPIRAVSFLAEQIREDIEDGDSEAVQHDLDLLEKSARQMSNLVNSLTIHIRVDREQVAEQVDWDDIVDRALTPLRQEIEDSAATVEVSGGKTSFTCVAPLLAQLVQNLIANSIKFAGDAPPHLWLCAEKSQDQKICFEVRDNGIGVAEKYQKIMFEPFRRTPGADGRPGTGLGLATCKKIAERHDGEIWCESALAVGTSIFFTLNNAGGEQLAVR; encoded by the coding sequence ATGCCCGATATCAATGTGCTGATCGTGGATGACGACCAAGGAGACCGCAAGGCGCTGCGGCGATTGCTCCGTGACTGGCCTGAAGGCGCGGGCCTGTACGAAGCCAGCTCTGCCAGCGACGCGGTGAGTTTTGACGCGGCGGTGCCCGATGTCGTCTGTCTTGACTATCTTCTTCCCGACAGCACCGGGCTGGAGCTTTTGCCCACGCTCAAGATCCGCTGGCCCCAGGCCGCGTTCATCATGATGACGGGGCAAGGCGGCGAAGACCTGGCAAAGACCGCCATCCTGAACGGCGCCTCGGACTATATCGCCAAGAACAATCTGAACCAAAGCGCCGTGTTCAGGATGATCCGGACCGGCATCGAAACCACGCGGATGCAATTCAAGGCAGAACAGCGCCGGAAAGAACTGCAAACCTTTGCCGATGTGCTTGTCCATGATTTCAAGGCGCCTATCCGGGCGGTGTCCTTTCTGGCCGAACAGATCCGCGAGGATATCGAAGACGGCGACAGCGAAGCCGTGCAACATGATCTAGACCTGCTGGAAAAATCGGCACGTCAGATGTCGAACCTGGTGAACAGCCTGACGATCCATATCCGCGTCGACCGCGAACAGGTAGCCGAACAGGTCGACTGGGATGACATCGTTGATCGTGCGCTCACCCCGCTTCGGCAGGAAATCGAAGACAGCGCCGCCACCGTCGAGGTATCGGGTGGCAAAACAAGCTTTACCTGCGTTGCCCCGCTTTTGGCACAGCTGGTCCAGAACCTGATCGCCAATTCGATAAAATTCGCAGGGGATGCGCCCCCGCATTTGTGGCTGTGTGCGGAAAAATCACAAGACCAGAAAATCTGTTTCGAAGTCCGCGACAACGGCATCGGCGTGGCCGAAAAATATCAAAAGATCATGTTCGAACCGTTTCGCCGCACCCCGGGCGCCGATGGCCGTCCCGGCACCGGGCTGGGCCTTGCGACCTGCAAGAAGATCGCCGAACGCCACGACGGCGAAATCTGGTGCGAATCCGCGCTGGCGGTCGGCACCAGCATCTTTTTCACGCTGAACAACGCGGGCGGCGAACAGCTGGCGGTACGCTAG
- a CDS encoding response regulator: MNDHFNFDARRIPEIILVEDDDGDAKAIRRAFHKARIANPIRRVVDGVEALELLRGQNGPCPECFLLLIDINMPRMNGLELLREIRKDKSLKPAIAFILSTSRDDDDMAAAYDANVAGYIFKDTVAKDFFHLISTIDHFWRVVEIPVILPSR; this comes from the coding sequence ATGAACGACCATTTCAATTTTGATGCCCGCAGGATACCCGAGATCATCCTGGTCGAGGATGACGACGGGGATGCCAAGGCCATTCGCAGGGCGTTTCACAAGGCCCGGATCGCCAACCCGATCCGCCGCGTCGTCGATGGTGTCGAGGCGCTGGAATTGCTGCGCGGGCAAAACGGCCCCTGCCCCGAGTGTTTCCTTCTGCTGATCGACATCAACATGCCGCGGATGAACGGATTGGAATTGTTGCGTGAAATCCGCAAGGACAAGTCGCTCAAACCTGCCATCGCCTTCATCCTTTCGACCTCGCGCGATGATGACGACATGGCCGCGGCCTATGATGCCAACGTAGCTGGCTACATCTTCAAGGACACGGTCGCGAAGGATTTCTTTCACCTGATTTCGACCATCGACCATTTCTGGCGTGTTGTCGAAATCCCGGTAATCTTGCCAAGCAGGTAG
- a CDS encoding sensor histidine kinase has protein sequence MTDKAARPSLFARLFRPRSLSSRLVMITLTVTFCTMSMMALLSYVSIRDSAHDAAMARLAAVSQRAADRISSNLAQTERDAAIISQLPQLAGILRASLSPDGLDSKDGSTMAQWSRRLERTFASIIGTRPQYTQLRLISRDNDWQELVRVNQLADGRITIVPGDRLQQKAGEPYLADSARLASEEGFFSRVTKNREHGVVVGRPTIRFIQPVKHPDGSLFGVIVINADFESLISLGHVQATPDVTVGIVTASLDHKTLSGAPSATGLAFHDDANFQPPAIAPLLQDSANFGKIVFHGENANLIKQIITPTAYRPLGLYTVTHIPKSVLLSAGINVLIQVGVIGVILTVLGAIVAGAAGKQAIRPLDQLLDAIRSRKSLDATITFPKGRQDEVSELGRAFVAMANELVAESQRTRAILDGTADGMIVSRPDGTIIDVNPAVETLFGYTPQELLGRNITCLMESHIGRKHSGFVDASLADARPKPMAGQRDIAGVAKSGARIPLEISVSRLGQGADSIIIGSLRDVSERKAADKRVNDLIASLERSNSELDKFAYVASHDLRAPLRVIDNASKWLEEDLEPVLTDDTRESLQLLRSRVARMERLLDDLLQHSRIGRVDQVSDEVSGTELVQHIRDLINLPDTMTLNFNDDFEGIEVRKMPLATVLLNLISNAIKHNDKPHGQVDVSVVPLPAGLEFRITDDGPGIAKEYHKRIFDMFQTLKPRDHVDGSGMGLAMVKKYVELAEGEIDVESDGQNGTTFVLFWPHDAQMPEPRTAVA, from the coding sequence ATGACCGATAAGGCAGCAAGGCCTTCCCTGTTCGCGCGGCTGTTCAGGCCCCGGTCTCTGTCGTCGCGGCTGGTGATGATCACCTTGACGGTCACCTTCTGCACGATGAGCATGATGGCCTTGCTGTCCTACGTGTCCATCCGTGACAGCGCCCATGACGCCGCGATGGCGCGGCTTGCCGCCGTGTCGCAGCGGGCGGCCGACCGAATTTCGTCCAACCTGGCGCAAACCGAACGCGACGCGGCGATCATTTCGCAACTGCCGCAGCTGGCTGGCATCCTGCGTGCCAGCCTTTCCCCCGATGGACTGGATTCCAAGGATGGCTCGACCATGGCGCAATGGAGCCGGCGGCTGGAACGCACCTTTGCCTCCATCATTGGCACCCGGCCGCAATACACCCAGCTGCGCCTGATCAGCCGCGACAACGACTGGCAGGAACTGGTCCGGGTGAACCAACTGGCCGATGGCCGGATCACCATCGTCCCGGGCGATCGCCTGCAGCAGAAAGCCGGCGAACCCTATCTTGCCGATTCCGCCCGCCTTGCCTCGGAAGAGGGGTTCTTCTCGCGGGTCACGAAGAACCGCGAACATGGCGTGGTGGTTGGCCGCCCGACCATCCGCTTTATTCAGCCGGTCAAGCACCCCGATGGCAGCCTGTTCGGCGTCATCGTCATCAATGCCGATTTCGAATCCCTGATTTCGTTGGGCCATGTCCAGGCGACCCCCGACGTGACGGTGGGTATCGTCACCGCTTCGCTGGACCACAAGACGCTGTCAGGCGCACCCTCTGCCACGGGTCTTGCCTTCCATGACGACGCCAATTTCCAGCCGCCCGCCATTGCCCCGCTGCTGCAAGACAGCGCCAATTTCGGAAAGATCGTGTTTCACGGCGAAAATGCAAACCTGATCAAGCAGATCATCACCCCGACAGCGTACCGACCGCTGGGGCTTTATACGGTCACACATATTCCCAAATCGGTGCTTTTGTCCGCTGGCATCAACGTTTTGATCCAGGTCGGTGTCATCGGGGTGATCCTGACCGTTCTGGGCGCCATCGTCGCCGGCGCCGCCGGGAAACAGGCGATCCGCCCGCTTGATCAGTTGCTGGATGCGATCCGATCACGCAAGTCGCTGGATGCCACGATCACCTTTCCCAAGGGCCGACAGGACGAGGTTTCCGAACTCGGGCGTGCTTTTGTTGCCATGGCCAACGAACTGGTGGCGGAATCGCAACGCACCCGCGCCATTCTGGATGGCACCGCTGACGGAATGATCGTCAGTCGCCCTGACGGAACGATCATTGATGTGAACCCGGCGGTCGAAACGCTGTTCGGCTATACCCCTCAAGAATTGTTGGGCCGCAACATCACCTGCCTCATGGAAAGCCACATCGGGCGCAAACACAGTGGTTTCGTCGACGCCTCCCTTGCGGACGCAAGGCCCAAGCCCATGGCCGGGCAACGCGATATCGCGGGCGTGGCAAAGTCGGGGGCGCGCATTCCGCTGGAAATCAGCGTAAGCCGCTTGGGTCAGGGCGCCGACTCGATCATCATCGGCAGTCTGCGCGATGTCAGCGAACGCAAGGCCGCCGACAAACGCGTCAACGATCTGATCGCTTCGCTGGAACGGTCGAACAGTGAACTGGACAAATTCGCCTATGTTGCCTCGCACGATCTGCGCGCGCCGCTGCGCGTGATCGACAATGCCTCGAAATGGCTCGAGGAAGACCTCGAGCCGGTGCTGACCGATGACACCCGCGAAAGCCTTCAGTTGCTGCGCAGCCGTGTTGCGCGCATGGAAAGACTGCTGGACGATCTGTTGCAACATTCGCGGATCGGACGTGTCGATCAGGTCAGTGACGAGGTATCCGGCACAGAGCTGGTCCAGCACATCCGCGATCTGATCAACCTGCCCGACACCATGACCCTGAACTTCAACGATGACTTCGAAGGCATCGAGGTGCGCAAGATGCCCCTCGCGACCGTGCTGTTGAACCTGATCAGCAATGCCATCAAGCACAACGACAAGCCTCATGGCCAGGTCGACGTGTCGGTGGTTCCGCTGCCGGCGGGGCTGGAATTCCGGATTACCGACGATGGGCCGGGCATTGCCAAGGAATACCACAAACGGATCTTCGACATGTTCCAGACGCTGAAACCACGCGATCACGTGGACGGCAGCGGCATGGGGCTGGCGATGGTCAAGAAATACGTCGAGCTCGCAGAAGGCGAGATCGACGTCGAATCCGATGGCCAGAACGGCACGACCTTTGTCCTGTTCTGGCCTCATGACGCCCAGATGCCAGAACCAAGGACTGCCGTCGCATGA